In Bermanella sp. WJH001, the following are encoded in one genomic region:
- a CDS encoding methyltransferase domain-containing protein, whose protein sequence is MDRNFNGLSQRFNSQIYGTLKGQLRLSMLDLDLAPLLEASDKLTVLDVGGGMGQFSSALLAQGHNITITDISQEMLDEAKLIYQEVAPNKTVEFLCSPLQALPQSLNQPYDLVLNHAVLEWLEDPLSAIDILYSLVKPGGHLSLMFYNRHAIVWRNLMNGSWQRAHNDFFHHDKNNLMPQNPLDPEDVLNKAESLGLQLQSWRGIRCVHDHMPKFMRDKKTLDEFIELESSIGLQAPYRDLGRYVHMVFLKPH, encoded by the coding sequence ATGGATCGAAATTTTAACGGGCTATCTCAACGCTTTAATAGCCAAATTTACGGCACCCTCAAGGGCCAGTTACGTTTAAGTATGCTCGATCTAGATTTAGCCCCTTTACTTGAAGCGTCTGACAAACTAACCGTACTAGATGTGGGCGGCGGTATGGGGCAGTTTTCTTCGGCACTGTTAGCACAAGGCCATAACATCACCATCACCGATATCAGCCAAGAAATGCTAGATGAAGCCAAGCTGATTTATCAAGAAGTCGCGCCAAATAAAACCGTTGAGTTTTTATGCTCACCTTTACAAGCATTGCCGCAATCCTTAAATCAGCCCTATGATTTGGTGTTAAATCATGCGGTATTAGAGTGGTTAGAAGACCCTTTAAGTGCCATTGATATTTTATATTCTTTAGTCAAACCCGGTGGGCATTTGAGTTTAATGTTTTATAACCGCCATGCCATTGTATGGCGAAATTTAATGAATGGTTCTTGGCAGCGGGCTCATAATGATTTTTTTCATCACGATAAAAACAACCTAATGCCACAAAACCCTCTTGATCCTGAAGATGTATTAAATAAAGCGGAGTCTTTAGGTTTGCAGTTGCAATCATGGCGTGGCATACGCTGTGTGCATGATCACATGCCTAAATTTATGCGCGATAAAAAAACGCTGGATGAATTTATTGAGCTAGAAAGCAGTATTGGACTGCAAGCACCCTATCGCGATTTAGGGCGCTATGTGCATATGGTTTTTCTAAAACCGCATTAA
- a CDS encoding DUF2798 domain-containing protein, giving the protein MSLLLSSLMTAWVTWINLGWSDGFYGHWLTAFLSSWPAAAIISFCCAPEVHRFSCYVTRNIKGVNRRL; this is encoded by the coding sequence ATGTCTTTGCTGCTGTCATCCTTGATGACAGCATGGGTCACATGGATCAACCTCGGCTGGTCTGATGGGTTTTATGGCCACTGGCTAACCGCTTTTTTAAGCAGCTGGCCAGCTGCAGCAATCATTTCGTTTTGCTGCGCCCCTGAAGTACATCGATTCAGTTGTTATGTCACGCGAAACATAAAGGGAGTTAACCGGCGTTTGTAA